A genome region from Arachis duranensis cultivar V14167 chromosome 8, aradu.V14167.gnm2.J7QH, whole genome shotgun sequence includes the following:
- the LOC107463241 gene encoding zinc finger CCCH domain-containing protein 25, producing MNPLTLVKRIQSINSKEASLGIGEDASWHAKYKESAYVFVGGIPFDLTEGDLLAVFAQYGEVVDVNLVRDKGTGKSKGFAFLAYEDQRSTNLAVDNLNGAQILGRIIRVDHVDKYKKKEEEDEETERQKREARGVCRAFQRGECTRGAFCKFSHDEQRAANTGWGQREDDTPKWGHDKFQGPKKERQSGNNQLNRIPESRDRDSRPRSHDNEKGSDSQPKRSERREEMWRRHDDDQGRENNSRRDEKRFKRHEDEDKLEGRDYNSRRDEKRSRRHEDDESEHRSREDRFRRERKRFRRSGFDDMEPEPRDHCRREDQRSTRPDDVEFDHKSRDSNAREDNRPRKQDDNEFPGQPRESRKYNDDDFAGNREERRSRKHDEEDYAPRSREDYDKKRENRSYRNDSDRSDPKGRNDFDRRDEKRSRR from the exons ATGAATCCGCTAACCCTAGTGAAgcgcattcagagcatcaactCCAAAGAAGCCTCTCTCGGAATCGGCGAAGATGCTTCCTGGCACGCCAAATACAAAGAATCCGCTTACGTCTTCGTCGGCGGCATCCCCTTCGACCTCACCGAGGGCGACCTCCTCGCCGTTTTTGCTCA GTATGGGGAAGTTGTGGATGTTAATCTCGTTAGGGATAAAGGTACCGGAAAATCCAAGGGTTTTGCCTTCCTTGCTTATGAAGATCAAAGGAGCACTAATCTTGCTGTTG ATAATCTGAATGGAGCGCAGATTTTGGGTAGAATTATTAGGGTGGATCATGTTGATAAGtataagaaaaaggaagaggaagatgaagagaCCGAGCGCCAGAAGAGGGAGGCCCGAGGTGTCTGTAGAGCTTTCCAAAGAGGGGAATGTACTCGCGGCGCTTTTTGCAAATTTTCTCATGATGAGCAA AGAGCTGCAAACACTGGTTGGGGTCAACGTGAGGATGACACCCCAAAATGGGGTCATGACaaattccagggtcccaaaaAGGAGAGACAATCTGGCAACAACCAATTAAATCGTATTCCTGAAAGTAGAGATAGAGATTCACGCCCCAGATCCCATGACAATGAGAAAGGATCTGACAGCCAACCCAAGAGAAgtgaaagaagagaggagatgTGGAGGCGGCATGATGATGATCAGGGGAGAGAAAATAACAGTAGAAGGGATGAAAAGAGATTTAAAAGGCATGAAGATGAGGATAAACTTGAAGGAAGAGATTATAACAGTAGAAGAGATGAAAAAAGATCAAGAAGGCATGAAGACGATGAGTCTGAACATAGGTCTAGAGAAGATCGATTTAGGAGAGAGAGGAAAAGATTTAGAAGGAGTGGTTTTGATGATATGGAACCTGAACCTAGAGATCATTGTAGAAGGGAAGACCAGAGGTCGACAAGACCAGATGATGTTGAGTTTGATCACAAGTCTAGGGATTCTAATGCAAGGGAGGATAACAGACCCAGGAAGCAAGATGACAATGAGTTTCCAGGTCAGCCAAGAGAATCAAGAAAGTacaatgatgatgattttgCTGGTAACAGGGAAGAAAGGAGATCAAGAAAGCACGATGAAGAAGATTATGCACCACGGTCAAGAGAAGACTATGACAAGAAGCGGGAAAACAGATCGTATAGAAACGATTCTGATCGATCGGACCCAAAAGGAAGAAATGATTTTGATAGGAGAGACGAGAAGAGGTCAAGAAGGTAA
- the LOC107463242 gene encoding UDP-glycosyltransferase 71K1: MKSVEHYILVFMESLKPHVKNTIQKMLSSYHDSDSNPVIGLVMDYFCLPMVDVAKELGVPSYMFMTSNVGFTALNVALLERKIDDPFTDSDTDLLIPGISSPVPSNVLPSPAFNRDGYAAYYKLAQRFKDTKGIIVNSFYEVEKHAIDALSDVKTTPIYAVGPLIDIKGHPNPKLDQMQHDKILKWLDEQPDSSVVFLCFGSMGSFGPSQTREIATALQHSGIRFLWAMCLPPNSDNTDRTLPEGFLEWMEGRGMICGWAPQVEVLAHKAIGGFVSHCGWNSILESLWFGVPILTWPIYAEQQLNAFRMVKEFGLAVEMRLDYRTGSDVIMADEIENGLKKLMDRDNVVHKKVKEMKNMARKAVLKGGSSFTSLGELINNMKGSK; this comes from the coding sequence ATGAAATCAGTAGAACACTACATCTTAGTCTTCATGGAGAGCCTCAAACCCCATGTGAAGAACACTATACAAAAGATGTTGTCATCTTATCATGACTCTGATTCAAACCCTGTTATTGGGTTGGTCATGGATTACTTCTGTTTGCCCATGGTTGATGTGGCAAAAGAACTTGGTGTCCCTTCTTACATGTTCATGACATCAAATGTTGGGTTTACTGCTCTCAATGTTGCTCTCCTCGAACGCAAAATCGATGATCCGTTCACCGATTCTGATACTGATTTGTTGATTCCAGGTATATCTAGTCCAGTTCCTTCAAATGTTTTACCTAGTCCTGCATTTAATAGAGATGGATATGCTGCATATTATAAGCTTGCTCAGAGGTTCAAAGACACCAAAGGGATCattgttaattctttttatgAGGTAGAAAAGCATGCTATTGATGCGCTGTCTGATGTAAAAACAACTCCTATCTATGCTGTTGGTCCTTTGATTGATATCAAAGGTCATCCGAATCCGAAGTTAGACCAAATGCAGCATGACAAGATATTGAAATGGCTTGATGAGCAGCCAGATTCTTCTGTTGTGTTTCTATGTTTTGGGAGCATGGGAAGCTTTGGTCCCTCTCAAACAAGAGAAATAGCGACGGCGCTTCAGCACAGTGGAATTAGGTTCTTGTGGGCTATGTGCTTGCCGCCAAACTCGGACAATACAGATAGAACCTTACCAGAAGGGTTTTTGGAATGGATGGAAGGCAGAGGAATGATATGTGGTTGGGCACCACAGGTggaggttcttgctcataaggCCATTGGTGGCTTTGTGTCGCATTGCGGGTGGAACTCTATTTTGGAGAGCTTATGGTTTGGGGTGCCGATATTGACATGGCCTATCTATGCGGAACAACAGTTGAATGCTTTTCGGATGGTTAAAGAATTTGGGTTAGCAGTGGAGATGAGACTGGATTATAGGACTGGTAGTGATGTTATAATGGCAGATGAGATAGAAAATGGGTTGAAAAAATTGATGGACAGAGATAATGTGGTGCATAAGAAGGTGAAAGAGATGAAAAATATGGCTAGAAAAGCTGTCCTTAAAGGTGGGTCTTCTTTCACATCGCTGGGAGAACTTATTAATAATATGAAAGGCAGCAAGTAA